From the genome of Pseudoalteromonas aliena SW19, one region includes:
- a CDS encoding ABC transporter permease: MLKTAYSTFKRAKQYYFTTVFTLALTLSMVLSSFSLVDLVFFAPLPYQQGDNLYLLEGTINSKGYSGPASNSKVMHYIENENTVFTDIATYHKWTDYKLLDKPSRPAIDVILASHNLFDLLGVKPKIGRLFNKSEALGTKQMSVVLGYRAWQAHYKSDPNIVGKKIQLNQRRFTVIGVAPNDLVLPNYSNINDAIWLPIDADEAFNPKTSNGFMGAYKSVVRFKPATSEQEISKQLSDLSLKGAQLHAPNILKDFTVDARVTAFSEALRGDSGKIVLMLLLGVCLLMLIALINLSSMQLAKAITRIKPLAISFAFGASKKQLIIETLKHNVLLISIAVLLALTFTQIGFMVIQSLAANAIQRLDTLSLSFNTLLFSAFLIISIASLYSFIELSVVKEKNLMSSLQSSGKGTGKQMSSATSHLLVGLQILFSFLVLTTASHVVLVTLSEALRDNGINTKSKYSLTVNYSNIDKSSERINLHKAISQRLLALNYVSSLSVSSEMRLPKTVNVNQIYNEAGQYIAQARNSLVTANYFTELSLTITGKGFAKGDEQLENPPIIINQRLADLLNKNSNDVLNSKVSFDNKKYYSIIGIVSNTYVPGSPESEDFEVFTPKDYPGWRQFTYLITASDDNNAIARIQQAVLEVDQRLDINNIASLTSLFDGKRQRHLNAAWLAIVLASTSLLMVCIGINGIVSYLVKVRRYSLGVKLSMGADSYRLLRESLLELMQPITMSLVLAFSLAFLIIGYCMSLPGVALPINWWLTMVIWLGLLGISVLASFFPIRQTLQQDPIKALRNE; this comes from the coding sequence ATGTTAAAAACCGCCTACAGTACATTCAAACGGGCTAAGCAGTACTATTTCACCACGGTTTTTACACTGGCACTTACACTGTCGATGGTGCTTAGTTCATTTAGCTTAGTTGATTTAGTGTTTTTCGCCCCGCTACCTTATCAGCAAGGCGATAACTTATATTTACTTGAAGGCACCATTAACTCTAAAGGCTACTCAGGGCCTGCAAGTAACTCAAAAGTAATGCACTACATTGAAAACGAAAACACCGTTTTTACGGATATCGCTACTTATCATAAATGGACTGATTATAAGCTGCTAGATAAGCCCAGCAGACCCGCAATAGATGTCATACTCGCTTCACATAATTTATTTGATTTACTCGGCGTAAAGCCAAAAATTGGTCGGTTATTTAACAAATCAGAAGCGCTTGGTACCAAGCAAATGTCGGTCGTATTAGGTTATCGTGCTTGGCAAGCTCACTATAAAAGTGACCCTAATATTGTTGGTAAAAAAATACAACTTAATCAACGTCGTTTCACTGTTATTGGTGTCGCTCCCAATGACCTTGTACTACCCAATTACAGTAATATAAATGACGCAATTTGGTTACCTATTGATGCTGATGAAGCCTTTAACCCTAAAACATCTAACGGTTTTATGGGCGCATATAAGAGCGTTGTTAGATTTAAGCCCGCAACCTCAGAGCAAGAAATTAGCAAACAATTAAGTGATTTATCGCTCAAAGGTGCACAGTTGCACGCGCCTAATATTTTAAAAGACTTTACTGTGGATGCGCGTGTTACTGCATTTAGTGAGGCCCTTAGAGGTGACAGTGGGAAGATTGTATTAATGCTATTACTAGGTGTGTGCTTGTTAATGCTCATTGCACTCATCAACCTGTCTAGCATGCAGCTTGCAAAAGCCATTACGCGCATAAAGCCGCTTGCAATCAGCTTTGCTTTTGGCGCCAGTAAAAAACAACTCATTATTGAAACACTAAAACATAATGTTTTACTCATCAGTATTGCGGTGTTATTGGCTCTAACATTTACTCAAATAGGCTTTATGGTTATTCAAAGCTTAGCTGCCAATGCTATTCAACGTTTAGATACGCTGTCTCTTAGCTTTAATACTTTGCTGTTTTCAGCGTTTCTAATCATCAGCATTGCCTCACTTTACTCATTCATAGAGCTCAGTGTTGTTAAAGAAAAAAACCTAATGAGCAGCCTACAAAGCAGCGGAAAAGGAACCGGTAAACAAATGAGTTCTGCCACCAGCCACCTACTGGTTGGTTTGCAAATTTTGTTTTCGTTTTTAGTATTAACCACCGCTAGCCATGTTGTACTTGTTACGCTATCTGAAGCACTTAGAGATAACGGCATTAACACAAAAAGCAAGTACTCACTGACTGTTAATTACAGCAATATTGATAAATCTAGCGAACGTATTAATTTACACAAAGCAATTAGCCAGAGGTTGCTGGCACTTAATTATGTAAGCAGCTTATCTGTCTCGTCCGAAATGAGGCTGCCGAAAACGGTTAACGTCAATCAAATATACAACGAAGCCGGACAGTATATTGCCCAAGCACGTAATAGCTTAGTAACCGCCAATTATTTTACTGAACTTAGCTTAACGATAACAGGTAAAGGCTTTGCCAAAGGAGACGAACAACTCGAAAACCCACCGATCATTATTAATCAACGCCTTGCGGACTTACTTAATAAAAACAGTAATGATGTACTCAATAGTAAGGTGAGTTTTGACAATAAAAAATACTACTCAATAATAGGTATTGTCAGCAACACCTATGTACCGGGCAGCCCTGAAAGTGAAGACTTTGAAGTGTTTACACCTAAAGATTACCCTGGCTGGCGTCAGTTTACGTATTTGATTACTGCTTCAGATGACAATAATGCAATTGCCCGCATTCAACAAGCGGTATTAGAAGTAGACCAACGATTAGACATCAATAACATCGCCTCTTTAACAAGTCTGTTTGATGGTAAAAGACAACGTCATTTAAATGCAGCATGGCTGGCTATTGTATTGGCATCAACATCGCTACTGATGGTGTGTATTGGCATAAACGGTATTGTTAGCTATTTAGTTAAAGTACGCAGATATAGCTTAGGCGTTAAGCTTTCTATGGGGGCTGACAGTTATAGATTGCTAAGAGAAAGCTTACTAGAGCTAATGCAACCCATTACAATGAGCTTAGTGTTAGCTTTTTCGTTGGCATTTTTAATTATAGGCTATTGTATGTCATTACCCGGGGTTGCCCTACCTATAAACTGGTGGTTAACAATGGTCATTTGGTTGGGATTATTAGGTATATCAGTACTTGCCAGCTTTTTCCCGATCCGCCAAACGTTACAGCAAGATCCAATTAAGGCGTTACGAAATGAGTAA
- a CDS encoding alpha/beta hydrolase family protein: MSKFYLIVALWFLAPLPVEAIEKENSKWANLIESTGQETISLSPDGERVLFLHQIKYPSIEYLSQQRVQLAGLDFYTNLSSRVDTKQYSHATLFNISKNSREEIKAIEGVIIDFNWSPDAKKVAFLIQNNTNTHLWLHDVIKNDFKKLTNINLSTSLGDRHLRWLPGGQAIIVKQRNLPIKASEYIRKKPNLLSSELQTDQGRTYQSLLINDKMKNQFISINQTKLVKVDLNGEVSILTGSSLFNYFSVSPDGNYLLYSMLPNKLSSYLPYKKWGRSYNVINIENPIALYSLPNLNDKINLPKSKDSVPIGARLVKWLPSYGSTISWVEASDKGDMSLPQTYHDHIYKLESPFLGNKKLIHQVTWRVHDVLWSLSGAGILQDWRYESKQARTTLINAQTPTSTLIHQRDYRDKYNDFGDPQTLRTPAGYEVLVEQNNNLFFFSSGQSKKGIRPIAKYYNTLSNLDKTIFLSNAEHIEMPLRVANNTLIIQKQDNISAPQYYALTNKDFKKKVILYSSENKNEFINQPLTISYKRNDGLDLTGTLHLPNSYNVSDKIPAILWIYPDEFKNKKLSQQNTVRTNLFREFDPLSPLVFLHDGFAVFESPSMPITSFDGSEPNDDFINQIHLNAKAAVDALEKTGRIDVQKLAVMGHSYGAFTVVNLLAHTDLFKVGIARSGAYNRTLTPFGFQGEKRNLWQAKETYINISPLIYADKINEPLLLVHGESDQNSGTYPMQSMRMYQALIANKKTAQLIMLPYEGHTYQAKENLSYLLTHQSEWMKKWLNTSK; the protein is encoded by the coding sequence ATGAGTAAATTTTACCTTATTGTAGCGCTATGGTTCCTTGCCCCCTTGCCCGTTGAAGCTATTGAAAAAGAGAATAGTAAGTGGGCAAATCTCATAGAGTCTACGGGGCAAGAAACTATTTCATTGTCACCTGATGGGGAACGGGTTTTATTTTTACACCAAATTAAGTATCCATCTATAGAGTACTTATCTCAGCAGCGCGTACAGTTAGCTGGTCTGGATTTTTATACTAATTTATCGAGCAGAGTTGATACTAAACAATATAGCCACGCTACTTTATTTAACATCTCAAAAAACTCTAGAGAAGAAATTAAGGCAATAGAAGGAGTGATTATCGATTTTAATTGGTCTCCTGATGCTAAAAAAGTAGCTTTTTTAATTCAAAATAACACCAACACACATCTATGGTTACATGATGTAATTAAAAATGATTTTAAAAAGTTAACTAACATCAATTTATCTACAAGCCTTGGCGACAGGCATTTAAGATGGCTACCTGGTGGTCAAGCCATTATCGTCAAGCAGCGAAACTTGCCAATAAAGGCATCTGAATATATACGTAAAAAACCCAATTTATTATCATCAGAGCTGCAAACAGATCAAGGACGGACCTACCAAAGTTTATTAATAAATGACAAGATGAAGAATCAGTTTATATCTATCAATCAAACCAAGTTAGTAAAGGTTGATTTAAATGGTGAAGTTTCTATTTTAACGGGTAGTAGTTTATTTAATTATTTTTCAGTATCTCCTGATGGAAATTATTTACTATATTCTATGCTACCCAATAAACTATCATCTTATTTACCTTATAAAAAATGGGGGCGGTCTTATAATGTCATCAACATAGAAAACCCTATTGCCTTATATAGCTTACCAAATTTAAACGATAAAATTAACCTACCTAAATCCAAAGATAGTGTCCCTATTGGCGCTAGATTGGTGAAATGGCTACCGTCATATGGCTCTACTATCAGCTGGGTAGAAGCGAGCGATAAAGGAGATATGTCTTTACCACAAACATATCATGATCATATTTATAAGTTGGAAAGCCCATTTTTAGGCAATAAAAAATTGATACATCAAGTAACATGGAGAGTTCACGATGTTTTATGGAGTTTATCTGGTGCAGGAATACTTCAAGATTGGCGTTATGAAAGTAAACAGGCAAGAACAACTTTAATTAATGCCCAAACTCCTACGAGTACTTTAATCCATCAAAGAGATTATCGTGATAAATATAATGACTTTGGTGACCCACAAACTTTACGCACACCTGCCGGATATGAAGTTTTAGTTGAGCAAAATAATAACTTATTTTTCTTTTCTTCTGGTCAAAGTAAAAAAGGCATAAGACCAATAGCCAAATATTACAATACATTGAGTAATCTTGATAAAACAATATTTTTAAGCAATGCTGAACATATAGAAATGCCTTTAAGGGTCGCTAATAATACCTTAATAATACAAAAACAAGATAATATAAGCGCACCTCAATATTACGCATTAACGAATAAAGATTTTAAAAAAAAGGTCATACTTTATTCGAGTGAAAATAAAAATGAATTTATTAACCAACCACTTACTATTAGCTACAAAAGAAATGACGGATTAGATCTCACTGGGACGCTACACTTACCTAACAGCTATAATGTATCAGATAAAATTCCTGCTATTTTATGGATTTATCCTGATGAATTTAAAAATAAAAAACTTAGCCAACAAAATACAGTACGAACGAATTTATTTAGAGAATTTGATCCACTAAGTCCACTGGTATTTCTACATGACGGTTTTGCCGTTTTCGAATCTCCTTCAATGCCAATCACATCATTTGATGGAAGCGAACCTAACGATGACTTTATTAATCAAATTCATTTGAATGCCAAGGCTGCAGTAGATGCTTTAGAGAAAACGGGTCGTATTGATGTGCAGAAATTAGCCGTTATGGGTCACTCTTACGGGGCTTTTACAGTAGTAAACTTACTTGCGCATACCGATCTATTCAAAGTTGGTATTGCACGAAGTGGCGCTTATAATAGAACCCTAACACCCTTTGGGTTTCAGGGAGAAAAACGTAATCTATGGCAAGCAAAGGAAACATACATTAATATATCGCCTCTAATTTACGCAGATAAAATAAATGAACCATTATTATTAGTTCATGGTGAAAGCGATCAAAACTCTGGCACCTACCCAATGCAGTCAATGAGAATGTATCAAGCATTAATTGCTAATAAAAAAACAGCTCAGCTAATTATGCTCCCGTATGAAGGGCATACCTATCAAGCTAAAGAAAACTTATCTTATTTGCTTACACACCAATCTGAATGGATGAAGAAGTGGCTCAACACTTCAAAATAA
- a CDS encoding peptidase domain-containing ABC transporter, translating to MRLTDYIDFKPSKLPLFLQSEVAECGITCIAMIAFYHGYKVNMLAMRQRYPVGTQGITVKHILKIADDIGLSGRVLKLELGQLSKLKGPAILHWNFNHFVTLASVNRSGIVIHDPAKGKVKLDWRQVSEAFTGIAIELTPTSAFTVADERIKMPLKAFIGNIEGLASSLFKIFVVALILQCFLLISPYYIRIVIDHGIPLSDGGILIWLLAAFITVTLLTTFSNIIRSAAILYLDKNLGFQVKANIQRHLLHLPLSFFESRHVGDIKSRFEAFNEVQRMISRGFISAIVEGLLGITTLIIMYTYSPTLALVSVSFLSFTLLLRLYLTNKENKHLEQVLSKQAKENSHFLETIRAIMPIKCYVKESTRLSSWLNLFADTTNENIKREKVTIAAEISQDLVSKVEYLIVIFIGATLIINKEFTIGMFIAFLAYRQQFSSSTQTLVDHIFKFKLASTYLRRMSDIVMQSQEQENPQLTISKEHAKGHIEVRDLHFRYSTSSAWLFKGINFKINAGESVAIIGRSGLGKSSLLKLMTGLIKAEQGDYLLDGHSINMLGMRNFRSMCATVMQNDQLLNGSLIENICFFEPKPDLDKITEAVKGAAIWHEIQSMPMGLHTQVGDLGSSLSGGQKQRLLLARALYSQPVILFLDEATSHLDAMTELKVNQYLKSKKITRISVAHRQETIQAADRIIDLEELIKNQTLAQAV from the coding sequence ATGCGTCTCACAGACTACATTGACTTTAAACCATCAAAACTGCCTCTTTTCTTACAAAGTGAGGTAGCTGAATGTGGTATCACATGTATAGCTATGATTGCTTTTTATCATGGCTATAAGGTAAATATGCTTGCTATGCGACAACGCTACCCTGTTGGAACTCAAGGGATAACTGTTAAGCATATTTTAAAAATAGCAGATGATATAGGCCTGTCTGGCCGAGTACTAAAATTAGAATTAGGCCAGCTCTCAAAGCTAAAGGGACCTGCAATATTGCATTGGAACTTTAATCACTTCGTCACCCTAGCTTCAGTTAATAGATCAGGAATAGTCATCCATGATCCAGCTAAAGGAAAGGTTAAACTTGATTGGAGACAAGTATCTGAAGCATTTACCGGTATTGCAATTGAGTTAACCCCAACATCAGCATTTACTGTGGCTGATGAGCGAATAAAAATGCCGCTAAAAGCATTTATTGGCAATATTGAAGGGCTCGCATCATCATTATTTAAGATATTCGTTGTAGCCTTGATTTTGCAATGCTTCCTCTTAATATCTCCCTACTACATTAGAATTGTAATAGATCATGGTATACCTCTTTCAGATGGCGGAATATTAATATGGCTGTTAGCTGCTTTTATAACTGTTACTTTACTGACAACCTTCAGTAATATTATTCGCTCTGCCGCCATTTTATATTTAGACAAAAACTTAGGTTTTCAAGTAAAAGCTAATATTCAGCGCCATTTACTTCATTTACCACTTTCCTTTTTTGAATCTCGCCATGTTGGAGATATAAAATCAAGGTTTGAAGCGTTTAATGAGGTCCAGCGCATGATCAGTCGTGGATTTATTTCTGCTATTGTTGAAGGGCTTCTCGGCATTACAACTTTAATCATTATGTACACTTACTCCCCAACCCTTGCATTAGTCTCTGTATCATTTCTCTCTTTCACATTACTTCTTAGGCTTTATTTAACCAATAAAGAGAATAAACATTTAGAACAAGTTTTATCTAAGCAAGCAAAAGAAAACAGTCATTTTTTAGAGACCATCAGAGCAATTATGCCCATAAAATGCTACGTAAAAGAAAGTACCCGACTTTCTTCGTGGCTTAATCTATTTGCTGATACGACTAACGAGAACATTAAACGAGAAAAAGTAACTATTGCAGCAGAAATTAGCCAAGATCTAGTCAGTAAAGTTGAATATTTAATCGTTATTTTTATTGGTGCCACATTAATAATAAATAAAGAGTTCACAATAGGGATGTTTATTGCATTTCTAGCTTATAGGCAACAATTTTCAAGCAGTACACAAACTCTGGTAGATCATATATTTAAGTTCAAGCTTGCTTCAACTTACTTGCGTAGAATGTCTGATATAGTGATGCAAAGCCAAGAGCAAGAAAACCCTCAATTAACAATATCAAAAGAGCACGCTAAAGGGCATATCGAAGTACGTGACTTGCACTTTAGGTATTCAACATCTTCTGCGTGGTTATTTAAAGGAATCAATTTTAAAATAAATGCAGGGGAATCAGTCGCTATTATTGGCCGTTCCGGTTTAGGGAAATCATCACTACTTAAATTGATGACTGGATTAATCAAAGCAGAACAAGGTGATTACTTATTAGATGGGCATTCGATAAATATGCTTGGAATGAGAAACTTTCGTTCAATGTGTGCAACTGTCATGCAAAATGATCAATTACTAAATGGTTCTTTAATTGAAAATATTTGCTTCTTTGAGCCAAAGCCTGATCTAGATAAAATCACAGAAGCTGTTAAAGGTGCTGCAATATGGCATGAGATTCAAAGCATGCCTATGGGTCTGCATACTCAAGTTGGTGATTTAGGTAGCTCATTGTCAGGTGGTCAAAAACAAAGATTGCTTTTGGCGAGAGCGCTTTACAGCCAACCAGTCATTCTGTTTTTGGATGAAGCAACTAGCCACTTAGATGCGATGACAGAGTTAAAGGTCAATCAATATTTAAAATCAAAAAAAATCACACGGATCAGCGTCGCTCATAGGCAAGAGACAATACAAGCCGCAGATAGAATAATTGATCTCGAAGAATTAATTAAGAACCAAACGTTAGCCCAAGCTGTGTGA
- a CDS encoding tetratricopeptide repeat protein produces the protein MFLNIVFIIFLLFSYPISASVCEQNKSVDITSDILTCKQKISKLKPHSTASFEAKLELAVLYRQAGDLALANSELEQLLSQSLSISQQYHVTRQLGINAYRQRGYIQSLTYFHKTQKLATQLKNLSYEGQTSNDLANIYQALGDLDTALTLFLNSYDIAKQLNDLKRQAVTLNNLGNISRDINQLDDAIVSFRQAHLLHTQLGNQTKANHTLISLAEVFFKKLQFDKAINLINTTLTQLNNSGAHTQASRAYLLLAEIALAQNKLNEAQKWLATQKRTRSLIQNDKVDQRALLIEAKLKQLEGNDTEAQVLLKQGLAKNHNQNSQLTELFYIALAQSQQQSKQYRDALSTLEDYNTMLRQNRADTANLYQLRLKQADILPNKPQHNYLTLYNILAVFSAFIVGVLLSYKYLAQTSKPLNTVNNAAPNEAIDTEQDTRQLIVEVMTLSLSIWEQTSSKTRIELAEESKMWKVNIDDGRLRVRTLERYLAIKTLPKKPRWHNIIKTAHYVINHCNEEHEDIHKLKQQIQKLEILAKASPHYLT, from the coding sequence ATGTTTCTAAATATTGTTTTTATTATATTTTTACTTTTTTCTTATCCGATATCGGCGAGTGTTTGTGAGCAAAATAAATCGGTTGATATAACGAGTGATATTTTAACCTGCAAGCAAAAAATCAGTAAACTCAAGCCACACTCAACTGCATCATTTGAGGCTAAATTAGAATTAGCTGTACTGTATAGACAAGCTGGTGATTTAGCCTTAGCAAACTCAGAGCTTGAGCAACTACTTAGCCAAAGTTTAAGTATTTCACAGCAATATCATGTAACGCGACAACTCGGTATTAATGCATACAGGCAAAGAGGTTATATTCAATCTCTTACTTATTTTCATAAAACACAAAAGCTTGCTACGCAGTTAAAAAACTTAAGTTATGAAGGTCAAACATCGAATGATCTTGCTAATATATATCAAGCGCTTGGAGATTTAGACACCGCTTTAACTTTATTTTTAAACAGTTACGACATTGCTAAGCAATTAAACGACTTAAAACGCCAAGCCGTTACTTTAAATAATTTAGGTAATATATCGCGAGATATTAATCAATTAGATGATGCTATCGTGTCATTTCGACAAGCACATTTACTGCATACACAACTTGGCAATCAAACAAAGGCAAACCATACGCTGATAAGCTTAGCTGAAGTGTTTTTTAAAAAGTTACAGTTTGATAAAGCGATAAACCTTATAAACACAACGCTCACGCAGTTAAATAATAGTGGTGCGCATACTCAAGCTTCACGTGCCTACTTACTACTCGCTGAAATCGCTTTAGCTCAAAATAAACTTAATGAGGCACAAAAATGGCTCGCAACACAAAAACGTACCCGTAGCCTTATTCAAAATGACAAAGTCGACCAACGGGCGCTATTAATAGAAGCAAAACTAAAACAACTAGAAGGTAATGACACTGAAGCGCAAGTGTTATTAAAACAAGGGTTAGCTAAAAACCACAATCAAAACAGCCAACTAACAGAGCTATTTTACATCGCACTCGCTCAATCACAACAACAATCAAAACAATACCGTGATGCGCTAAGTACGCTTGAAGATTACAATACAATGTTACGCCAAAATCGAGCTGATACGGCCAATCTATACCAGCTACGCTTGAAGCAAGCCGATATTCTCCCAAATAAGCCACAACATAACTATTTAACTCTTTATAATATATTAGCGGTATTTAGTGCCTTTATAGTAGGCGTGTTGCTCAGCTATAAATATTTAGCACAAACAAGCAAACCTCTAAATACAGTGAACAACGCCGCCCCCAACGAAGCTATCGACACAGAGCAAGACACTCGCCAATTAATTGTAGAAGTCATGACGCTATCGCTGAGTATTTGGGAACAAACAAGCTCAAAAACAAGAATTGAGCTAGCAGAAGAAAGTAAAATGTGGAAAGTAAACATTGATGATGGTCGGCTGCGGGTGCGAACCTTAGAGCGTTATTTAGCGATTAAAACACTGCCTAAAAAACCTCGCTGGCATAATATAATAAAAACCGCACATTATGTTATTAACCACTGCAACGAAGAACATGAAGATATACATAAACTAAAGCAACAAATACAAAAGCTTGAAATACTTGCTAAAGCCTCACCTCACTATTTAACCTGA
- a CDS encoding ABC transporter ATP-binding protein, with protein sequence MNTEILRVNNLSKSFSNGEQVSQILKGISFTVYDGEFISISGPSGCGKSTLLNIMGLLDTPQSGEYYIDGLLVSDMDSNQRAKVRGNRIGFVFQSFNLIDEMTVLENVALPLKYRGDSLSSRHARALDCLEKVGLADKADLHPNQISGGQQQRVSIARALAGDSGIMLVDEPTGNLDSKNGDAIMALIKDLNLQGTTIVLVTHDPRYANMATRNIQLKDGTVVTDKSESSTDTAANLAQVTQPC encoded by the coding sequence ATGAATACTGAAATTTTAAGAGTTAATAACCTGAGTAAGTCTTTTTCTAATGGTGAGCAAGTAAGTCAAATTTTAAAAGGGATTAGCTTTACCGTATACGACGGCGAGTTTATTTCTATTTCTGGGCCTTCGGGCTGTGGCAAGTCAACACTTCTTAACATTATGGGGCTGCTCGACACCCCTCAAAGTGGTGAGTATTACATTGATGGTTTATTAGTCTCTGATATGGACTCAAACCAACGTGCAAAAGTACGCGGTAATCGTATTGGCTTTGTGTTTCAATCGTTTAACTTAATTGATGAAATGACCGTACTTGAAAATGTTGCGCTGCCACTAAAATACCGTGGTGACTCTTTATCATCACGTCATGCAAGAGCGTTAGATTGCCTAGAAAAAGTAGGCCTCGCTGATAAAGCTGATTTACACCCAAATCAAATTTCTGGTGGTCAGCAGCAACGTGTATCGATTGCGCGCGCATTAGCTGGTGATTCTGGCATCATGCTGGTCGACGAGCCCACTGGTAACTTGGACTCAAAAAATGGCGATGCGATTATGGCATTAATAAAAGACCTTAATCTACAAGGTACAACTATTGTACTGGTTACCCATGACCCGCGTTATGCCAACATGGCTACGCGGAATATTCAGCTAAAAGATGGCACCGTGGTTACCGATAAAAGCGAGTCTAGTACTGATACGGCAGCTAACTTAGCTCAGGTAACTCAACCATGTTAA
- a CDS encoding sugar O-acetyltransferase → MLKQFNSITKELLEKRKAAHEICRLFNKSPSKGNLKRIKGLFAQCGEGVIIEAGFHCDYGSQMQIGDRTFININCTVLDAPIIEGVITIGSDCLIGPNVQLLAVSHAVEPKQRLQKENFAAPITIGNNVWIGAGAIVLSGITIGDNSVIGAGSVVTKDVTANTVVAGNPAQKIRDI, encoded by the coding sequence ATGCTAAAACAATTTAATTCAATTACTAAAGAGTTACTTGAAAAGCGCAAAGCCGCTCATGAAATCTGTCGCTTATTTAATAAAAGCCCAAGTAAAGGTAATTTAAAGCGTATTAAAGGGCTATTTGCGCAATGCGGGGAGGGTGTAATTATTGAAGCTGGGTTTCATTGTGATTATGGCTCGCAAATGCAAATTGGTGATCGTACTTTTATAAACATTAATTGCACTGTATTAGATGCACCAATAATTGAAGGAGTCATTACCATTGGCAGTGATTGCTTAATTGGCCCTAATGTACAGCTATTAGCGGTATCTCATGCAGTTGAGCCCAAACAAAGACTACAGAAAGAAAACTTTGCGGCCCCAATAACTATAGGTAATAACGTATGGATTGGCGCAGGAGCTATTGTTTTATCAGGTATTACCATTGGCGATAATAGCGTGATTGGTGCCGGCTCGGTAGTCACCAAAGACGTAACCGCTAATACCGTGGTTGCAGGAAATCCAGCACAAAAAATACGTGATATTTAA
- a CDS encoding efflux RND transporter periplasmic adaptor subunit: MKFTSKLIYQGLIGLSVVMLISGWQLGFADNAEVISKDSVTISKVERGDFSIRVDGYGSLQSINKRLLTATSNAVVDEIKLKAGAVVKHDTVILTLNNPELESKLRLALAKLKNAKTQKRQTVLLQQREMLNNESSVSELKAQSEIAMLQVEAERTLAKSGIVSGISAKKNELEAKQLLKRIDLEESKLDKLAQMQKESLSIQDDLIDQAQDEFDVAKLMVEQLSVKAGMSGVIQRLPLSLGQSVTAGSELALIGSLSPLVGEIKVPQIQAHLIQIGMTAQISTLNDQVRGQVVRVDPVISDGAVQIDIELEASELDTMKPMQQVDATIFADVQKDVNYIKQPTGASEGSYGSLFKLTMDNRAVKIEVQYGKASGQLIQVLSGLEPGEQVIISTLDIPAETTTIKIAG, from the coding sequence ATGAAATTTACATCCAAACTAATCTATCAAGGGTTGATAGGTTTATCTGTCGTTATGCTTATCTCAGGGTGGCAATTAGGGTTTGCAGATAATGCCGAAGTTATTTCAAAAGATTCAGTCACTATCTCTAAAGTCGAGCGCGGTGATTTTTCAATTAGGGTGGATGGTTATGGTTCACTACAATCAATCAATAAGCGGCTTCTTACTGCAACCAGCAATGCTGTGGTAGACGAAATAAAACTAAAAGCGGGTGCTGTGGTTAAACATGACACTGTGATCCTTACTTTAAATAACCCTGAATTAGAAAGTAAGCTGCGCTTAGCATTAGCAAAACTTAAAAATGCCAAGACCCAAAAGCGACAAACCGTATTGCTACAACAACGCGAGATGCTAAATAACGAGTCAAGCGTATCTGAGCTAAAAGCACAATCTGAAATAGCGATGCTACAAGTTGAAGCAGAACGTACATTGGCTAAATCAGGTATTGTTTCAGGGATCAGTGCTAAGAAGAATGAACTCGAAGCCAAGCAGTTATTAAAGCGTATTGACCTTGAAGAATCCAAGCTTGATAAATTAGCACAGATGCAAAAAGAGTCGCTTTCGATTCAAGATGACTTAATAGACCAAGCGCAAGACGAGTTTGATGTCGCCAAATTGATGGTAGAGCAGCTTTCAGTTAAAGCGGGGATGAGTGGTGTTATTCAACGTCTGCCTTTAAGTTTAGGGCAAAGTGTCACTGCGGGTTCTGAACTGGCGCTAATCGGTAGCCTCTCTCCTTTGGTTGGTGAAATAAAAGTACCGCAAATTCAAGCTCATTTAATTCAAATAGGTATGACAGCCCAAATTAGTACTTTGAATGACCAAGTGCGCGGTCAAGTGGTGCGTGTAGATCCTGTGATCAGCGACGGTGCTGTACAAATTGATATTGAACTCGAAGCTTCAGAATTAGACACCATGAAGCCTATGCAGCAAGTCGATGCGACTATTTTTGCCGATGTACAAAAAGATGTGAATTATATAAAACAACCAACAGGTGCAAGCGAAGGTAGCTATGGCTCATTATTTAAACTCACAATGGATAACAGAGCAGTTAAAATTGAAGTGCAATACGGTAAAGCATCAGGCCAACTTATTCAAGTGTTGTCAGGGCTAGAACCTGGCGAACAGGTTATTATTTCCACATTAGATATCCCCGCAGAAACAACAACAATAAAAATTGCTGGTTAA